A part of Armatimonadota bacterium genomic DNA contains:
- a CDS encoding DUF1385 domain-containing protein yields the protein MPNGDAGAIDPTKSEYLTFGGLAVVEGVMMRSPHHYAVACRAPNGNIVIKTEALESTWLGRQKWLKLPFLRGTLALLDTSVLGYKAMNWSADVQTRADLSDGTPQGKPVSKTVENALIVAAVVGGLLLQFVIFRATPEFIAEYLVRWATNQPDKNLHLTGTNYIAEVIKVVFFIGFLVLISRFPTTMELFRYHGAEHKAINTIEHRQELTPENCAAQTRLHPRCGTNFLIIITAIAFLVFPLIPRDLFVPADSPSWKIALSRVPLQLVVLPVLAGISYEVIRLAGKARDQRWVNVILKPGLMTQLITTAEPGPKHIEVAIASLKAVIKAEESGHMTVSDDYTGEEPGAEIA from the coding sequence ATGCCGAACGGCGACGCAGGAGCGATCGACCCCACCAAAAGCGAATATCTGACGTTCGGCGGGCTGGCCGTCGTGGAAGGGGTGATGATGCGCTCCCCGCACCATTACGCGGTGGCGTGCCGGGCGCCCAACGGCAACATCGTCATCAAGACGGAGGCGCTCGAGTCGACGTGGCTCGGCCGTCAGAAATGGCTGAAACTGCCGTTCCTGCGGGGGACTTTGGCGTTACTCGACACGTCTGTCCTCGGATACAAAGCGATGAACTGGTCGGCCGACGTCCAGACCCGGGCCGACCTTTCCGACGGGACTCCGCAAGGCAAACCCGTTTCCAAGACCGTAGAAAACGCCCTCATCGTCGCTGCCGTCGTGGGAGGGCTCTTGCTTCAGTTCGTCATTTTCAGGGCGACGCCGGAGTTCATCGCCGAGTACCTGGTCCGATGGGCGACGAACCAACCCGACAAAAACCTGCACCTCACCGGCACGAACTATATCGCCGAGGTCATCAAGGTCGTCTTCTTCATCGGGTTCCTCGTCCTGATTTCAAGGTTCCCGACGACGATGGAGCTCTTCCGTTACCACGGGGCCGAGCACAAAGCGATCAACACGATCGAGCACAGGCAGGAGCTCACGCCAGAGAACTGTGCCGCCCAGACGCGGCTTCATCCTCGGTGCGGCACGAACTTCCTGATCATCATCACGGCCATCGCCTTTCTCGTGTTCCCTCTGATCCCGCGCGACCTGTTCGTACCGGCCGACTCGCCCTCATGGAAGATCGCCCTGAGCCGGGTACCCCTGCAACTGGTCGTGCTTCCCGTTCTGGCCGGCATCAGCTACGAAGTCATCCGCCTCGCCGGCAAGGCCCGCGACCAGAGATGGGTCAACGTGATCTTGAAGCCCGGCCTCATGACACAGCTCATCACGACCGCGGAGCCGGGGCCGAAACACATCGAAGTCGCGATCGCGTCGTTGAAGGCCGTCATCAAGGCCGAGGAATCCGGACACATGACGGTCTCGGACGACTACACGGGCGAAGAGCCCGGCGCCGAGATCGCCTGA
- a CDS encoding MFS transporter — MSDHAPQRRGFLDMTGYQWTVLFAAWLGWGFDVFDGLLFNYVAPNCVPTLLGLKIGSPEAGVETIRWVGILTAVLLVFWAVGGIVFGRVCDRIGRTRTLLLTMTLYALGTAACAFAPNIWVLILCRIVAALGIGGEWAAGAAMVAEVVPEKRRVEAGALLYTSAPMGLFLAQFVDQTISGNLLKGDPTVSWRWVFLCGLVPAAVALLVRVWVKEPERWKALGEAAHPKISELFRPENRPLTVSGLAMAIVALILWWTNNAFMPTIASGLAAIEAQARGLEATAANVLKVAWRTEAATWFNLGGLVGTLLTIPIAKHFGRKPMFAVYLAASAASVFLTFGPPWPAEVRLRLYGLVGLSVFGMFGSFTYYLPELFPTRLRGTGAGFCYNAGRFVTAAGAIGVSIVASQGAKALELVLTILSWTSVVALLGLLALPLVIETKGKELLD; from the coding sequence ATGTCCGACCATGCCCCGCAGCGGCGCGGATTCCTCGACATGACGGGCTACCAGTGGACGGTGCTGTTCGCGGCATGGCTCGGCTGGGGTTTCGACGTCTTCGACGGCCTCCTCTTCAATTACGTCGCCCCGAACTGCGTCCCGACCCTTCTCGGGCTCAAAATCGGGTCGCCGGAGGCCGGTGTCGAGACCATTCGATGGGTCGGGATCTTGACCGCCGTCCTCCTGGTCTTCTGGGCGGTCGGAGGCATCGTCTTCGGCAGGGTGTGCGATCGGATCGGCCGGACCAGGACGCTGCTCCTCACCATGACGCTTTATGCGCTCGGTACGGCGGCGTGCGCTTTCGCACCCAACATTTGGGTCTTGATCCTCTGCCGGATCGTGGCCGCCTTAGGGATCGGAGGCGAATGGGCGGCAGGGGCGGCGATGGTGGCCGAAGTCGTCCCTGAAAAGCGCCGGGTCGAAGCCGGAGCCCTTTTGTACACGTCGGCACCGATGGGTCTGTTCTTGGCCCAGTTCGTCGACCAAACGATTTCCGGCAACCTCTTGAAAGGAGACCCGACCGTCTCGTGGCGGTGGGTGTTCCTGTGCGGGCTCGTACCGGCCGCCGTCGCCCTCCTCGTCCGAGTGTGGGTGAAGGAACCTGAACGGTGGAAAGCACTGGGAGAAGCGGCCCATCCGAAGATCAGCGAACTCTTCCGGCCTGAGAACCGACCTTTGACCGTCAGTGGGCTCGCCATGGCGATCGTCGCCCTCATCCTCTGGTGGACGAACAACGCCTTCATGCCGACGATCGCCAGCGGCCTGGCCGCGATCGAAGCCCAAGCCCGCGGACTGGAGGCGACGGCGGCGAACGTCCTCAAGGTCGCCTGGAGGACGGAAGCTGCGACGTGGTTCAACTTGGGCGGCCTTGTCGGAACCTTGTTGACGATCCCCATCGCGAAACACTTCGGCCGGAAGCCGATGTTCGCGGTCTACCTCGCCGCATCTGCCGCCTCGGTCTTCCTGACGTTCGGCCCTCCGTGGCCCGCCGAAGTCCGATTGCGGCTCTATGGTCTCGTCGGCCTCAGCGTTTTCGGTATGTTCGGTAGCTTCACCTACTACTTACCAGAGCTCTTCCCGACCCGGCTCCGCGGAACTGGGGCAGGATTCTGCTACAACGCGGGGCGCTTCGTGACGGCGGCCGGTGCGATCGGGGTCAGCATCGTGGCGAGCCAGGGGGCCAAGGCCCTTGAACTCGTGCTCACCATCCTGAGTTGGACGTCGGTGGTCGCCCTGCTCGGCTTGCTCGCCTTGCCCCTTGTCATTGAGACTAAAGGGAAGGAACTTCTCGACTGA